One genomic segment of Flavobacteriaceae bacterium includes these proteins:
- a CDS encoding YbgC/FadM family acyl-CoA thioesterase: protein MVNFSTKARVRYGETDQMGVVHHGNYAHYFELARTEWLRSIGVTYKDMEKKGIMLPVVKLSFTFLRPAKYDDLITIHVFIKKPPLVKITFDYEIINEQGTLLTTGNSVLAFMDMQTGKPIKCPDYISKKLIF, encoded by the coding sequence TTGGTGAATTTTTCAACAAAAGCTAGGGTTAGATACGGTGAAACAGATCAGATGGGCGTGGTACACCACGGTAACTATGCACATTATTTTGAATTGGCCAGAACAGAATGGTTGAGGAGCATAGGTGTTACGTACAAAGACATGGAAAAAAAAGGGATTATGCTTCCTGTCGTTAAATTGTCTTTTACCTTTTTACGGCCTGCAAAATACGATGATTTGATCACTATTCATGTTTTCATAAAAAAACCACCTCTGGTCAAGATCACATTTGATTATGAAATCATTAATGAACAGGGAACATTATTGACCACCGGAAACTCCGTTTTGGCTTTTATGGATATGCAAACCGGAAAACCTATAAAGTGCCCGGATTATATTTCTAAAAAATTGATTTTCTAA
- a CDS encoding low molecular weight phosphotyrosine protein phosphatase: protein MKKILMVCLGNICRSPLAEGILKSKIDPEKIFVDSAGTAGYHIGELPDPRSVEIAGKYHIDITGQRARNKEDMAKVSLILNQSYPNQNREVPDSCYGGSQGFEHVYIMLDEACEILKLHLKDER, encoded by the coding sequence GTGAAAAAAATATTGATGGTTTGCTTGGGAAATATTTGTCGTTCTCCACTGGCAGAAGGCATATTAAAATCTAAAATAGACCCTGAAAAAATATTTGTAGACTCGGCAGGTACAGCCGGATACCACATAGGAGAATTGCCGGATCCAAGATCAGTAGAAATAGCCGGAAAATATCATATAGATATAACTGGTCAGCGAGCAAGAAATAAAGAAGATATGGCAAAAGTAAGTTTGATTTTAAATCAATCTTACCCAAATCAAAATAGAGAAGTGCCAGATTCGTGCTACGGAGGAAGTCAAGGTTTTGAACATGTCTATATCATGTTAGACGAAGCATGTGAAATACTAAAACTCCATCTCAAAGATGAAAGGTAA
- a CDS encoding HAD-IA family hydrolase: MIKNIIFDFGDVFINLDKQATTKALGQFGVLEFTDEMYTIYFDYEMGLITTSEFVTAFHDLYPYISKAHFINAWNAVLLDFPERRMKFIKELAASKKYRLFLLSNTNDLHIQWIQDNWGMELYTEFKNCFEQFYLSYEIHLRKPNPDIYKFVLNENNLLVKETLFIDDTIENTDAAQALGMCVWNLNPETEDIVTLIKKNPF; this comes from the coding sequence ATGATTAAGAATATTATTTTTGATTTTGGTGATGTATTTATCAATTTGGATAAACAGGCCACTACTAAGGCACTTGGACAATTTGGAGTTTTGGAATTTACAGATGAAATGTATACAATATACTTTGATTATGAAATGGGCCTGATTACTACTTCCGAATTTGTAACTGCATTTCATGATTTATATCCGTATATATCAAAAGCACATTTTATCAATGCCTGGAATGCAGTATTACTGGATTTTCCGGAGCGGCGGATGAAATTCATTAAAGAATTAGCTGCTTCAAAAAAGTATAGGTTGTTTTTACTGAGCAATACGAACGATTTACATATACAATGGATTCAAGATAACTGGGGTATGGAATTGTACACTGAGTTTAAAAACTGTTTTGAACAGTTTTACCTGTCTTATGAGATTCATTTAAGAAAACCCAATCCGGATATTTATAAGTTTGTGTTAAATGAGAATAATTTACTTGTCAAAGAAACCCTGTTTATAGATGATACGATTGAAAATACGGATGCTGCTCAAGCACTGGGGATGTGTGTCTGGAACCTTAATCCGGAGACAGAAGATATTGTTACTTTGATAAAGAAAAACCCATTTTGA
- a CDS encoding peptidoglycan-binding protein LysM, translated as MRLQNRKYSFIRKFLILITVLLLYTGTVKIPKRATTTHRENPPVAVLFPVVSTIEVPYRLNDFTAFKEAIAFKESQGKYEVVNTLGYLGKYQFGKATLKRFKIYDTAQFLKNPKLQESVFLAYCKVNKWILRRDIKRCVGKTINGITITESGILAAAHLGGAGNVKKYLRNNGTLDFSDAYGTSIASYMKKFAGFHVSDIEANRKAKV; from the coding sequence TTGCGCCTGCAAAACAGAAAGTATTCTTTTATCAGAAAGTTTTTAATTTTAATAACCGTACTTTTATTATATACCGGTACGGTTAAAATTCCAAAAAGAGCAACAACAACGCACCGCGAAAATCCTCCTGTTGCTGTGTTGTTTCCTGTAGTAAGTACCATAGAAGTTCCTTACCGTTTGAATGATTTTACCGCATTTAAAGAAGCCATTGCTTTTAAAGAATCACAAGGAAAGTATGAAGTTGTAAATACTTTGGGATATTTAGGAAAGTACCAATTTGGAAAAGCTACTTTAAAGCGTTTTAAAATTTATGATACGGCTCAATTCTTAAAAAATCCCAAATTGCAGGAAAGTGTATTTTTAGCCTACTGTAAGGTAAATAAGTGGATTTTACGAAGAGATATTAAAAGATGTGTGGGTAAGACCATTAATGGTATTACCATTACCGAATCCGGTATTTTGGCTGCTGCACATTTGGGTGGAGCCGGCAATGTAAAAAAATATTTGAGAAATAATGGAACTCTTGATTTTTCTGATGCCTACGGCACCTCTATTGCTTCCTATATGAAAAAATTTGCAGGTTTTCATGTTTCTGACATTGAAGCAAATAGAAAAGCTAAAGTTTAA
- a CDS encoding T9SS type A sorting domain-containing protein has protein sequence MQEFINGTDPYVNEGALSNEDFFNAATAVTIYPNPVKKSFNITIDNRFDISKISDIKIYTSNASLLYHTTTYEQIINVEELNSGLYFIKIIVEGSHNNKKHTH, from the coding sequence ATGCAAGAATTTATAAACGGAACTGACCCTTATGTAAATGAAGGAGCACTTAGTAATGAAGATTTTTTTAATGCAGCAACTGCCGTAACTATATATCCGAATCCTGTAAAAAAATCTTTTAATATTACTATAGATAACCGTTTTGATATTTCAAAAATTTCCGATATAAAAATTTATACTTCAAATGCTTCCTTATTATATCATACCACAACCTATGAGCAAATCATTAATGTAGAAGAGTTGAACTCAGGTCTCTATTTTATTAAAATAATAGTTGAAGGCTCTCATAATAACAAAAAGCATACTCATTGA
- the dnaA gene encoding chromosomal replication initiator protein DnaA: MIKTAQSVWNECLSFIKDNIKPQAYKTWFEPIKPAKLSGEALTIQVPSKFFYEWLEEHYIKLLRVALVRELGQEAKLIYDVRMENTYSSSKPQIVKIPSSNRDPLQSQKVEVAFDIDKRKLRNPFVIPGLQKVKIESQLNPNYNFKNFVEGDSNRLARSAGMAVANKPGGTSFNPLLIYGGVGLGKTHLVHAIGVDIKDKYPEKTVLYISSEKFTQQFIDSVKSNTRNDFIHFYQMIDVLVIDDVQFLSGKAGTQDVFFHIFNHLHQNGKQVILTSDKAPVDMQDIEQRLLSRFKWGLSAELQAPDYETRISILQNKLFRDGVEMKDEIIEYIAKNIKSNVRELEGVIISMIAQASFNRKEFSLELAKQIIDKFVKNTKKEVSIDYIQKVVSKYFDMDVVTLQSKTRKRHIVQARQLAMYFAKRMTKTSLASIGSQIGQRDHATVLHACKTVDNLTETDKQFRKYVEELTKKLTF, translated from the coding sequence ATGATTAAAACTGCTCAATCAGTTTGGAACGAGTGCTTGTCTTTTATTAAAGATAATATTAAACCACAGGCATATAAAACTTGGTTTGAGCCTATTAAGCCTGCAAAATTATCAGGGGAAGCATTAACCATACAGGTTCCCAGTAAATTTTTCTATGAATGGTTAGAGGAACATTATATAAAACTGCTAAGAGTAGCGCTGGTCAGAGAATTGGGTCAGGAAGCCAAATTGATTTACGATGTGCGTATGGAAAATACGTATAGCAGCAGCAAACCTCAGATCGTTAAAATTCCAAGCTCGAACAGAGATCCGTTACAATCGCAAAAAGTAGAGGTTGCCTTTGATATAGATAAGAGGAAGTTGAGAAACCCATTTGTAATTCCCGGCTTGCAAAAAGTAAAGATAGAATCTCAATTAAACCCCAATTACAATTTTAAGAATTTTGTTGAGGGTGATTCAAACAGGTTAGCAAGATCTGCCGGAATGGCAGTTGCAAATAAACCCGGAGGGACATCATTTAATCCGTTACTCATTTATGGCGGAGTAGGTTTGGGTAAAACGCATTTGGTACATGCTATTGGAGTTGACATAAAAGATAAATACCCTGAAAAAACCGTTCTATATATTTCTTCGGAAAAATTTACACAGCAATTTATTGATTCCGTAAAGTCAAATACAAGAAATGATTTTATTCATTTCTATCAAATGATTGACGTCTTAGTGATCGATGATGTGCAATTTTTATCCGGAAAAGCAGGAACACAGGATGTGTTTTTCCATATTTTCAACCATTTACACCAAAATGGGAAACAAGTTATTCTTACATCGGATAAGGCACCGGTTGATATGCAAGATATTGAACAACGGTTGTTATCTCGTTTCAAATGGGGGTTGTCTGCCGAATTACAAGCACCGGATTATGAAACCAGAATTTCCATACTTCAAAACAAGCTGTTTAGAGATGGTGTGGAGATGAAAGATGAAATTATAGAATATATAGCTAAAAATATAAAATCGAATGTTAGGGAATTAGAAGGAGTTATTATTTCCATGATTGCCCAGGCATCTTTTAACAGAAAGGAGTTTTCATTGGAGTTGGCAAAGCAAATTATAGATAAATTTGTTAAGAATACTAAAAAAGAAGTGTCTATTGACTACATTCAAAAAGTAGTTTCTAAGTATTTTGATATGGATGTGGTAACCCTGCAATCTAAAACCCGGAAAAGGCATATTGTTCAGGCAAGACAATTAGCGATGTATTTTGCCAAAAGAATGACAAAAACTTCTTTGGCAAGTATAGGGTCTCAAATAGGACAACGAGATCACGCTACCGTATTACATGCGTGTAAAACGGTTGATAACCTTACGGAAACAGATAAGCAATTTAGAAAATACGTAGAGGAACTTACTAAAAAACTAACTTTTTAA
- a CDS encoding GNAT family N-acetyltransferase: MVTLTGTHIILRALEPEDLDFLFEIENNELFWEISNIQAPFSKYILKKYIENAHQDVYEAKQLRLVIEENSSNNAVGMIDLFDFNPQHKRAGVGILVHPKYQQKGIASEALGLLIAYSFHHLDIHQLYANITSDNKASIRLFEKLSFKKVGVKKDWLVHNQTFKDEILYQRIHD; the protein is encoded by the coding sequence ATGGTTACATTAACAGGAACTCATATTATACTACGTGCATTAGAACCGGAAGATCTGGATTTTTTATTTGAAATAGAAAATAATGAGCTTTTTTGGGAAATAAGTAATATACAGGCACCTTTTTCTAAATACATATTAAAGAAATATATAGAAAATGCACATCAAGATGTATACGAAGCAAAACAATTGCGGCTTGTTATTGAAGAAAATAGTAGTAACAATGCTGTTGGTATGATTGATCTTTTCGATTTTAACCCCCAACATAAAAGAGCAGGCGTCGGTATTTTAGTGCATCCGAAATACCAGCAAAAAGGAATTGCTTCCGAAGCTTTGGGACTATTAATTGCATATTCTTTTCATCATTTGGATATACATCAACTGTATGCTAATATCACTTCAGATAATAAAGCCAGTATCCGTTTATTTGAAAAACTTTCATTCAAAAAAGTAGGAGTAAAAAAAGATTGGTTAGTTCACAATCAAACATTTAAAGACGAAATTTTATATCAACGTATTCATGATTAA
- a CDS encoding sulfatase-like hydrolase/transferase, translating into MTFSQGYAPAPKCSPSRCNILTGKTTSRNHFTNTDNNIATGKILIEPTTETSINSNDINYAEWLKSTGMSYRTAHFGKWHLGNNNTSSPTNNGFDFNDGNTNNNDGNQGGTVQTDPKKIFDLTNRAIQFIRDAVADNVPFLLQLSHYAVHSDVEAGQATIDIYNDASQRPPGTRHNNAEYGVMTEDTDDGIGQLLAEITTLGLDNNTYVIFISDNGEQLNLTSNTPLSFGKTFIKEGGIRVPFIVKGPNIMQNSYYAEAVVGYDLFPTIAELTGSTIALPPNSDGQSIVPLLTGPTPFSRTKPIYFHSPHYDNNPNKTPRSAVINGTYKLIVEYENGSIHLYDLATDIGENNDLSTMQATLTGNLTIQLRDHLKEVNASMPTLDPAHTVFPGHLRM; encoded by the coding sequence ATGACTTTTTCACAGGGATATGCTCCGGCTCCCAAATGCTCACCGTCGCGCTGTAATATTTTGACCGGTAAAACAACTTCCCGTAATCATTTTACCAACACCGATAATAATATTGCCACCGGTAAAATTTTAATAGAACCCACAACTGAAACTTCTATAAATAGTAATGATATTAACTATGCGGAATGGTTAAAATCTACGGGAATGAGCTATAGGACAGCGCATTTTGGCAAATGGCATTTAGGAAATAATAATACTTCCAGCCCGACGAATAATGGATTTGATTTTAATGACGGGAATACAAATAATAATGATGGAAATCAGGGAGGGACGGTACAAACCGATCCGAAAAAAATATTTGATCTAACGAATAGGGCTATACAGTTTATCAGAGATGCAGTAGCCGATAATGTTCCTTTTTTATTACAGTTGTCTCATTACGCAGTACACAGTGATGTGGAAGCCGGGCAGGCCACTATTGATATTTATAATGATGCATCACAAAGACCTCCCGGTACCCGTCATAATAATGCCGAATACGGAGTAATGACCGAAGATACGGATGACGGTATCGGTCAATTGTTAGCCGAAATAACAACCTTAGGCTTAGATAATAATACTTATGTTATTTTTATTTCTGATAACGGAGAACAACTAAATTTAACTAGCAATACCCCTTTATCTTTTGGGAAAACTTTTATAAAAGAGGGAGGAATTCGTGTACCATTTATTGTTAAAGGCCCCAACATCATGCAAAATAGCTATTATGCAGAAGCTGTTGTCGGTTACGATCTATTTCCTACCATTGCAGAGTTAACAGGGAGTACTATTGCTTTACCTCCTAATTCAGATGGCCAAAGCATCGTTCCTTTGCTTACAGGACCCACTCCTTTTAGCAGGACAAAACCCATTTATTTTCATTCTCCTCATTACGACAATAATCCCAATAAAACACCTCGTTCTGCCGTCATAAATGGTACATATAAACTCATTGTGGAATATGAAAATGGGAGTATCCATCTATATGATCTTGCTACGGATATAGGAGAAAATAACGATCTGTCGACTATGCAAGCTACTTTAACCGGAAACTTGACCATTCAATTACGCGATCACCTTAAAGAAGTCAATGCTTCTATGCCGACATTAGACCCTGCACATACTGTTTTTCCGGGACATCTCCGGATGTAG
- the mltG gene encoding endolytic transglycosylase MltG: MIKKISIGVLLILLIGGVGFHYYQIIFGKTISKDGVIFIQTNSNMANLEKELTPFLPEKNHFTWLAKKKTFIRPKAGKYLLEKDMSLNDVINLLRSGNQTPVILSFNNRDTLEKLAGRVATQIEADSTTIIKAMLDSVFLKKNGFTRASALGMYIPNSYQFYWNTSAEGFRDKMKKEFAKFWNQDRINKAKKTGLKKEEVITLASIVQKETAQKPERPVVAGLYINRLKKGWPLQADPTVIYVLKQQKGPDFVIKRVLHKDLKIKSPYNTYLHRGLPPALIAMPDVSSIDAVLNYEKHPYYYMCVNTDKIGFHVFARTLRQHNRNAKKYQRWLEKKGIWR; the protein is encoded by the coding sequence ATGATTAAAAAAATCAGTATTGGTGTATTACTCATACTTCTTATAGGTGGTGTTGGTTTTCATTATTATCAAATTATTTTCGGAAAGACCATTTCCAAAGACGGAGTTATTTTTATCCAAACAAATAGTAATATGGCGAATCTGGAAAAAGAGCTTACTCCATTTTTACCTGAGAAAAATCATTTTACCTGGCTTGCCAAAAAGAAAACATTTATAAGGCCTAAAGCCGGAAAATACCTTTTAGAAAAAGACATGTCTTTAAATGACGTCATCAATCTTTTGCGAAGCGGCAATCAAACGCCGGTGATCCTTTCTTTTAATAACCGGGATACTTTGGAAAAATTAGCCGGTAGGGTAGCTACCCAAATAGAAGCGGATTCTACTACAATTATAAAGGCGATGCTTGATTCGGTTTTTTTAAAAAAAAACGGATTTACAAGAGCATCAGCATTAGGCATGTACATTCCAAATAGTTATCAGTTTTACTGGAATACTTCTGCTGAAGGTTTTCGGGATAAAATGAAGAAAGAGTTTGCAAAATTTTGGAATCAGGATCGTATCAACAAAGCAAAAAAAACAGGTTTAAAAAAAGAAGAAGTGATAACGTTAGCTTCCATTGTACAAAAAGAAACTGCTCAAAAACCCGAAAGGCCTGTAGTTGCCGGATTATACATAAACAGATTAAAAAAAGGATGGCCTCTGCAAGCTGATCCTACCGTTATTTATGTATTAAAACAACAAAAAGGACCTGATTTTGTAATCAAAAGAGTGTTACATAAAGACCTAAAAATTAAATCTCCTTATAATACTTATTTGCATAGAGGGTTGCCACCTGCTTTGATTGCCATGCCGGATGTTTCGTCTATTGATGCGGTGTTAAACTATGAAAAACATCCTTATTATTATATGTGTGTAAATACGGATAAAATAGGTTTTCATGTTTTTGCCCGTACGCTAAGGCAGCATAATAGAAATGCCAAAAAATATCAGCGTTGGCTGGAAAAGAAAGGTATTTGGCGCTAG
- the ribD gene encoding bifunctional diaminohydroxyphosphoribosylaminopyrimidine deaminase/5-amino-6-(5-phosphoribosylamino)uracil reductase RibD, with the protein MRRCLELAANGIGTTKPNPSVGAVIVLNDSIIGEGYTSPYGGNHAEVNAIHSVKDLSSLRKATLYVTLEPCVHFGKTPPCTDLIIRHQIPNIVIGCLDTNELVAGKGIEKLKQAGCNVLAGVLENECKAHHSRFFTFHTKKHPYIILKWAETKNGFIAPLHKDIQKPVWITNTYSRQLVHKLRAKEHAILVGTNTVLADNPKLNVRDWEGINPIRIVLDKQLKLPGALQVFDQSVRTIVITDMVNETNSSKSTFLEYSYINFSGDVPRQICEALYGKDIQSVLIEGGAKTLRSFIEADFWNTVYVFVGDITFKEGIKAPVFSGNLVSEEHIGNDVLRIYKND; encoded by the coding sequence ATGCGGCGCTGTTTGGAGTTGGCTGCAAATGGAATAGGAACCACAAAGCCCAACCCGTCAGTAGGAGCTGTTATTGTGCTGAATGACAGTATTATAGGAGAAGGATATACCAGTCCGTACGGAGGAAATCATGCGGAGGTAAATGCCATTCATTCCGTAAAAGATTTATCATCTTTACGCAAAGCTACTTTGTATGTTACCTTAGAACCTTGTGTACATTTTGGAAAAACCCCACCGTGTACCGATCTGATTATCCGTCATCAAATACCCAATATAGTCATTGGGTGTTTGGATACGAATGAATTGGTTGCCGGAAAAGGGATTGAAAAACTGAAGCAAGCCGGATGTAATGTTCTTGCAGGTGTTTTGGAAAATGAGTGTAAAGCTCATCATAGCAGATTTTTTACTTTTCATACTAAAAAACACCCTTATATTATATTAAAGTGGGCAGAAACTAAAAATGGTTTTATAGCTCCCTTACATAAAGATATACAAAAACCAGTCTGGATTACGAATACATATTCCAGACAATTGGTACATAAATTGAGGGCAAAAGAGCACGCTATTTTAGTAGGTACGAATACGGTACTGGCAGATAATCCAAAGTTGAATGTAAGAGATTGGGAAGGCATAAACCCTATAAGAATTGTTTTGGATAAGCAATTAAAGCTGCCCGGAGCATTACAGGTATTTGATCAGTCCGTGCGAACTATTGTCATTACGGATATGGTTAATGAAACAAATAGTAGTAAGAGCACATTTTTAGAATACAGTTATATCAATTTTTCGGGAGATGTGCCGAGGCAAATTTGTGAGGCCCTGTATGGAAAGGATATACAATCCGTCCTTATAGAAGGAGGAGCTAAAACCTTACGATCATTTATTGAAGCCGATTTTTGGAATACAGTATATGTATTTGTAGGAGATATTACTTTTAAAGAGGGAATAAAAGCACCTGTATTTTCCGGGAATTTAGTATCAGAAGAACACATAGGTAATGATGTTTTAAGAATATATAAGAATGATTAA
- a CDS encoding SAM-dependent methyltransferase, whose product MKGNLYLIPTTLGDTEPLEVIPYAVKKIIEQIDFYIVENEKSARRFIKKITPKKSQPGLHFMLLDKYAEEIETSEYLNVCEEGIHIGLLSEAGVPAVADPGATIVKLAHEKEIQVIPLVGPSSILMALMASGMNGQNFAFNGYLPIDKNERKKAIKTLELLSKEKNQSQLFIETPYRNEKIFSDLKTTLAPNTRLCIAVDITLPSEYIKTFTVKEWKQHQPDLHKRPAIFIIQRS is encoded by the coding sequence ATGAAAGGTAACTTATACTTAATTCCGACTACCTTGGGAGATACGGAACCTCTGGAAGTAATACCTTATGCCGTAAAAAAAATTATTGAGCAAATTGACTTCTATATTGTAGAAAATGAAAAATCAGCCAGGCGATTTATAAAAAAAATTACACCTAAAAAATCCCAGCCCGGTTTACATTTTATGTTGTTAGATAAATATGCAGAGGAAATAGAGACCAGTGAGTATTTAAATGTTTGTGAAGAGGGAATTCATATAGGACTACTTTCCGAAGCCGGAGTTCCGGCCGTAGCAGACCCCGGTGCAACCATTGTAAAATTAGCACATGAAAAAGAAATACAAGTGATTCCTTTGGTTGGGCCATCCTCTATTTTAATGGCATTAATGGCTTCGGGAATGAATGGGCAGAATTTTGCTTTTAACGGGTACTTACCGATAGATAAAAACGAAAGAAAAAAAGCGATAAAAACATTGGAGCTCTTGTCCAAGGAGAAAAATCAATCTCAATTATTTATAGAGACTCCTTACAGAAATGAAAAAATCTTTTCGGATTTGAAAACGACGTTAGCTCCAAATACAAGGTTGTGTATTGCAGTAGATATTACGTTACCGTCAGAATATATAAAAACCTTTACCGTAAAAGAATGGAAGCAGCATCAGCCTGATTTGCATAAGAGACCGGCTATCTTTATTATTCAGAGATCATAA
- a CDS encoding diaminopimelate epimerase translates to MYFTFYKYQGAGNDFVIFDNRKNTFPKEKTNIIANICDRHFGIGADGIILLENDTSSDFGMTYYNSDGAESSMCGNGGRCIVAFAKKLNIITDKTIFNAIDGLHEATISNDMVSLKMKDVDTVNVKEDFVFLNTGSPHHVEMVNDLANYPVFKRGKAIRNKLYAKEGSNINFVEPESQNSFRVRTYERGVEDETLACGTGVTAVAIAMHKCNITTDKNIQLFVTGGKLEVTFDVDHSSYKNIMLSGPATFVFEGIIKL, encoded by the coding sequence ATGTATTTCACCTTTTACAAATATCAGGGAGCAGGTAATGATTTTGTCATTTTCGATAACAGAAAAAATACATTTCCCAAAGAAAAAACGAATATAATAGCAAATATCTGTGACAGGCATTTTGGAATTGGGGCAGACGGGATAATATTACTGGAAAATGATACTTCTTCGGATTTTGGAATGACATATTACAATTCCGACGGTGCTGAGAGTAGCATGTGTGGAAATGGAGGTCGATGTATTGTTGCCTTTGCCAAAAAACTAAATATAATTACCGATAAAACCATTTTCAATGCTATTGACGGTTTGCATGAAGCTACTATCAGCAATGATATGGTCTCCTTAAAAATGAAAGATGTTGATACTGTAAACGTAAAAGAAGATTTTGTTTTTTTAAATACCGGTTCTCCGCATCATGTAGAAATGGTAAACGATTTAGCTAACTACCCCGTTTTTAAAAGAGGAAAAGCTATTAGAAATAAATTATATGCCAAAGAAGGCAGTAATATAAATTTTGTAGAACCGGAATCTCAAAATTCCTTTAGGGTCAGGACTTATGAGAGAGGGGTTGAAGATGAAACTTTAGCTTGTGGAACAGGTGTTACTGCTGTGGCCATTGCGATGCACAAATGCAATATAACAACCGACAAAAACATACAACTATTTGTAACAGGTGGTAAACTTGAGGTTACTTTTGATGTGGACCATTCGTCTTATAAAAATATTATGCTCTCCGGACCTGCAACATTTGTATTTGAAGGGATTATCAAATTATAA
- a CDS encoding EamA family transporter, which produces MIYLLISIGISSCLFVIFKLFNIYKINTLQAIVVNYLVAFTCGIHTSGLTLNFSEVTSQPWFISALFLGILFVTIFNVMAVTSQRNGLSVASVASKMSVAIPIIFGFVLYSEVIGYVKILGIILALLAVYLSTTSNINACTVKGKGFVFPFLLFLGSGIIDTVLKYTEAKFVSAATIPAFSITTFLFAFIFGCLFLSVQIFQGRFQFQLKSILGGILLGVPNYYSIVYLLKALQTEGLESAVAFTINNVGIVVLTTIFGLLLFKEKLTTKNWMGMVLAVISILLVGSFF; this is translated from the coding sequence ATGATTTATTTACTAATTAGTATAGGCATTTCAAGTTGTTTATTTGTCATTTTCAAACTTTTCAATATATATAAAATAAATACTTTACAGGCAATAGTTGTTAATTACCTAGTTGCTTTTACATGTGGTATACATACCTCAGGTCTTACATTGAATTTTTCAGAAGTTACTTCACAGCCTTGGTTTATAAGTGCTTTATTCTTAGGGATTCTGTTTGTTACCATTTTTAATGTAATGGCAGTAACCTCTCAAAGAAACGGATTGTCGGTAGCTTCTGTGGCAAGTAAAATGTCTGTAGCGATTCCGATTATTTTCGGATTTGTTTTATATAGTGAAGTTATTGGTTATGTAAAAATTCTGGGAATAATACTGGCATTGCTGGCAGTATATTTATCAACAACTTCTAACATTAATGCCTGCACTGTAAAAGGAAAAGGTTTTGTATTTCCTTTCCTTCTTTTTTTAGGTTCTGGAATTATAGATACTGTATTGAAATATACTGAGGCAAAATTTGTTTCGGCAGCAACAATACCTGCTTTTTCTATTACCACTTTTTTATTTGCATTTATTTTTGGATGCCTGTTTTTATCGGTACAAATTTTTCAGGGTAGATTTCAATTTCAGTTAAAAAGTATACTGGGAGGTATCTTGTTAGGAGTTCCTAACTATTACTCAATAGTGTATCTGTTGAAAGCATTGCAAACAGAAGGCCTGGAAAGTGCAGTAGCATTTACCATAAATAATGTCGGGATTGTTGTCCTGACCACAATATTTGGGTTATTATTATTTAAGGAGAAGTTAACTACAAAAAACTGGATGGGTATGGTATTGGCTGTTATCAGTATTCTATTAGTTGGCAGTTTTTTTTAA